In Methylacidiphilum infernorum V4, a single window of DNA contains:
- the hemB gene encoding porphobilinogen synthase, which yields MKEKQLELLRRPRRLRATRQVRSLVAETRLDIADLICPLFVHEKEAKEEIPSMPGICRYSLESLLEECALLKEKGINAVALFPCIPREKKDNLGSYALNPEGIIPRAVEAIKKTVADLLVITDVALDPYTLHGHDGLWNEKIKDVDNDATVEILVQMAVMLAQKGADFVAPSDMMDGRVGAIRKALDSEGLSKTSILAYSAKFASAFYGPFRDAVGSGKQKGMYLDKKTYQLNPSNSREACLEAVLDEKEGADILMVKPAGPYLDIIHRIRQKTLLPLAAYQVSGEYASIIAAGLKGWIDPKQAALESLLAIKRAGADIIITYFAGSLARDPFFNF from the coding sequence ATGAAAGAAAAACAACTTGAACTTCTCAGGCGCCCAAGAAGGCTGAGAGCAACTAGACAAGTACGAAGCCTGGTAGCGGAAACCCGATTGGATATTGCAGACCTTATTTGTCCTCTCTTTGTTCATGAAAAAGAGGCTAAAGAAGAAATCCCTTCTATGCCGGGGATATGTCGCTACTCCCTGGAAAGCCTTTTGGAAGAATGTGCATTGCTCAAGGAGAAGGGAATTAATGCGGTAGCCCTGTTTCCTTGTATACCGAGGGAAAAAAAAGATAACTTAGGCTCTTATGCCTTGAATCCCGAGGGGATTATCCCTAGAGCGGTAGAAGCAATAAAAAAGACAGTTGCCGATCTGTTGGTCATTACAGATGTAGCCTTGGACCCTTATACCCTCCATGGGCATGACGGGTTGTGGAATGAAAAAATCAAGGATGTGGATAATGACGCTACTGTTGAGATATTGGTTCAAATGGCGGTCATGCTTGCTCAAAAAGGGGCGGATTTTGTCGCTCCATCGGACATGATGGACGGCCGGGTCGGCGCCATAAGAAAGGCACTTGATTCAGAAGGACTTTCAAAAACTTCAATCCTTGCCTATTCCGCTAAATTTGCATCGGCTTTTTATGGCCCCTTTCGGGATGCCGTGGGTTCAGGAAAACAAAAAGGGATGTACCTGGATAAAAAGACCTACCAGCTTAATCCTTCTAATAGCCGAGAAGCTTGTTTGGAGGCGGTACTGGATGAAAAGGAAGGGGCGGATATATTGATGGTGAAGCCCGCCGGTCCTTACCTGGATATCATTCACCGGATCCGGCAAAAGACCTTGCTCCCCCTTGCTGCCTACCAAGTTTCAGGAGAGTATGCCTCGATTATAGCGGCCGGGCTCAAAGGTTGGATTGACCCTAAGCAAGCTGCCTTGGAATCTTTACTGGCTATAAAGAGGGCCGGGGCGGATATCATAATAACCTATTTTGCCGGATCTTTGGCCAGGGATCCTTTTTTTAATTTTTAG